The following proteins come from a genomic window of Nitrospirota bacterium:
- a CDS encoding SPOR domain-containing protein: MKDLDNITDSVEKKSSGIRLGRWILILVLCFGLAGTALFVWKKITSAKKELRKEMLQIPVAKLNPEPDLTFYKNLKNKSENAGKKESIVPLIPPTTAPHPKTTSQEEAPRLSPRFTLQVASMKDHQKAVYLQERLKRKGFPSYIISAEIPDKGTYYRVRIGHYMTKKAAEEVLTQLKSKGEKEGMIAKENVMTKVN, translated from the coding sequence ATGAAGGATCTGGACAATATTACCGATTCTGTAGAAAAAAAGTCGTCCGGCATCAGGCTGGGAAGGTGGATCCTGATTCTGGTTCTCTGTTTCGGATTGGCAGGAACGGCTCTTTTCGTTTGGAAAAAAATAACGTCGGCCAAAAAAGAGCTCAGAAAAGAGATGCTCCAGATTCCGGTCGCCAAATTAAATCCTGAACCTGACCTGACTTTTTATAAGAATCTCAAGAACAAGAGCGAAAACGCAGGCAAGAAAGAGTCGATTGTTCCGCTGATTCCTCCGACGACGGCACCTCATCCAAAAACGACTTCCCAGGAAGAAGCGCCCCGCCTTTCCCCACGATTTACGCTTCAGGTCGCCTCAATGAAAGACCATCAGAAGGCCGTGTATCTTCAAGAACGGTTAAAGCGAAAGGGATTCCCTTCGTATATTATCTCCGCTGAAATTCCTGATAAGGGAACATATTACCGAGTCCGTATCGGGCACTATATGACAAAGAAAGCGGCGGAAGAAGTATTGACGCAATTGAAGAGCAAGGGGGAGAAGGAAGGGATGATTGCGAAAGAAAATGTAATGACGAAAGTCAATTGA
- a CDS encoding ATP-dependent DNA helicase has protein sequence MSKKTPVELTALSCERQIEQFFGRTGLLSSQFAQYEERTSQIDMAKLVMMAMMRNEKLMIEAGTGTGKTFAYLVPALLSGKKVVLSTGTKTLQDQIFFKDLPVLRKIFHQPIKAVLMKGKENYLCLYRFAGFSLNPLLFSRDEAPFIDQIKAWAKGTVYGERSELSGLPEKFPAWKEMSVTGNQCHGKSCTYYDDCYITRMKKEMEDSQLIVVNHHLFFADLALRENSFGQILSDYDQVIFDEAHLIEEIASSYFGIQFSLYDLFELVADARRELKTLQINNKQLWENLDHLIKSADLFFNLFVPVSGEKRIRLSRLPETSPKVQEAVSFLNSLQWVGAAFQNFPKKSEGCYKISDRAIQLQEYGRIFLRQQSPEEIYWGELRNPDSGDWSATPRMILHATPIEIASRLQENLFNRKAGMILTSATLTVENTFDHMKKKIGIIPDREIQFQSPFDYSSRGLIYLPPGMPDPSSDAFARSAAEEILQILQLTSGRAFILCTSHKNKEFYYDYCRDKLDFPLLKQGDGQKRELLDTFRNEISSVLFATQSFWQGVDVQGEALSCVIIDKLPFASPSDPIVEARIHDFQKKNINAFQEYQIPSAIILLKQGLGRLIRSAEDRGLFSILDPRIRTKSYGKRFLASLPSCRVTNKRSEIQDFFKSH, from the coding sequence ATGTCAAAGAAAACTCCCGTCGAATTAACTGCGCTCTCCTGCGAGAGACAGATTGAACAATTTTTTGGAAGAACCGGACTGCTTTCCAGTCAGTTTGCCCAATATGAAGAACGGACATCCCAGATTGATATGGCAAAATTGGTGATGATGGCAATGATGCGGAACGAGAAGCTGATGATCGAGGCAGGAACCGGCACGGGGAAAACTTTTGCTTACCTGGTGCCGGCATTGTTAAGCGGAAAAAAAGTCGTGCTTTCGACCGGGACAAAAACGTTGCAAGATCAGATTTTTTTCAAGGATCTTCCGGTTCTACGGAAAATTTTTCATCAACCGATAAAAGCCGTTCTGATGAAAGGAAAGGAGAATTACCTCTGTCTGTATCGTTTTGCCGGATTTTCTCTTAATCCCCTCCTTTTTAGCCGTGACGAGGCCCCTTTTATCGATCAAATTAAGGCCTGGGCAAAGGGGACCGTGTATGGGGAAAGGAGCGAACTTTCAGGCCTCCCCGAAAAGTTTCCCGCCTGGAAGGAGATGTCGGTGACCGGGAATCAGTGCCACGGGAAGAGCTGTACTTATTATGACGACTGTTATATTACCCGGATGAAGAAGGAAATGGAGGATTCCCAGTTGATCGTTGTGAACCATCATCTTTTTTTTGCGGACCTGGCGCTCAGGGAAAACTCATTCGGCCAAATTCTATCGGACTATGATCAGGTGATCTTTGACGAGGCCCATCTGATCGAAGAGATTGCATCCAGCTATTTTGGAATTCAATTTTCTCTCTACGATTTGTTTGAACTGGTAGCGGACGCGAGAAGAGAACTCAAGACCCTGCAGATTAATAATAAGCAGCTCTGGGAAAATCTTGATCATCTGATCAAAAGCGCGGATCTTTTTTTTAATCTCTTTGTCCCGGTTTCCGGAGAAAAACGGATCAGACTTTCTCGTTTGCCGGAAACGAGTCCCAAGGTGCAGGAGGCGGTGTCCTTCCTGAATTCCCTGCAATGGGTCGGCGCCGCTTTCCAAAATTTTCCAAAAAAAAGCGAGGGATGTTATAAAATCTCCGACCGGGCGATACAGCTCCAAGAGTATGGGAGAATCTTTCTGAGGCAGCAGAGCCCGGAGGAGATTTATTGGGGAGAGCTTCGGAATCCGGATTCGGGCGATTGGAGTGCAACCCCCCGGATGATTTTGCACGCAACGCCGATTGAAATCGCATCAAGGCTTCAAGAAAATCTGTTTAATCGCAAAGCGGGAATGATCTTGACTTCTGCGACATTGACGGTGGAGAACACCTTTGATCATATGAAAAAAAAGATCGGAATCATACCGGACCGGGAAATTCAGTTTCAGTCCCCTTTTGATTATTCCTCCCGTGGTCTGATCTATCTCCCGCCGGGAATGCCTGATCCCTCATCGGACGCCTTTGCGAGATCGGCAGCCGAGGAAATTCTGCAGATTCTTCAACTGACTTCGGGCCGAGCATTTATTCTCTGTACCAGTCATAAAAATAAGGAGTTCTACTACGACTATTGCCGGGATAAACTGGATTTCCCTCTGTTGAAACAGGGAGATGGGCAAAAGAGAGAACTTCTTGATACTTTTCGGAACGAAATTTCATCCGTTTTGTTTGCGACGCAGAGTTTTTGGCAGGGAGTCGATGTTCAGGGAGAAGCACTCTCTTGCGTCATTATTGACAAACTGCCGTTTGCTTCTCCTTCAGACCCGATTGTCGAAGCGCGGATTCACGATTTCCAAAAAAAGAATATTAATGCATTTCAGGAATACCAGATACCTTCAGCAATTATTCTCCTAAAGCA